The genomic interval GCATGGAAAATGCAGTTGCAAACTGGGCAGCGCCGGTGCGGATCGAATCCGAACGCAGCGCTCGGTCCGAGGTCTACAATCAGGCTGTTATGGCGGTTGCGGTGTCAGGGACAGTGACGCTGGAGCTTGCCTTGGCGCAAGTGCCGATGCTCGTCGCCTATAACATGGATCCCTATCAGACGCGCTACTACGACATGCATGGTCGCCCGCCTGTGTCGCTACCAAATATCATTCTGGGCCGTGTTGCCGTGCCCGAACTGATCGAAGGCAAGCTCGATGTTTGGGCCCTGATCAACGAGGCCAAGACATTGTTGGACAACAAAAAAGCCCGCCAGGATCAGATCGATGCCTTTAGCGAGCTTTCAATGTTGATGGAAAACGGCGGAGCGCGTTTTCCGAAGCAGGACCCGGCAGACCGGGTCCTGGCGCATTTTTCTCGCAGTTAGCGCGCGTCGAGCGCTTCGTAGTCGCGGGCAGGCGAGCCATTGTACAGCTGGCGCGGACGGCCGATCTTCTTCTGTGGATCGCCGATCATTTCCTTCCACTGGCTGATCCAGCCAACGGTACGGGCAACCGAGAACAGCACGGTGAACATCGAGGTCGGGAAGCCGATGGCTTCGAGAATAATGCCCGAGTAGAAATCGACGTTTGGATAGAGCTTGCGCTCGACGAAGTAGGGGTCTTCCAGGGCGATCTTTTCGAGTTCCTGGGCAACCTGCAGCGTCGGATTATTGTGCACGCCCAGCAGGTCGAGGACTTCCTTGGCGGTCTTCTGCATCACCGTCGCGCGGGGATCGAAGTTCTTGTATACGCGGTGACCGAAGCCCATCAGCTTGAACGGGTCGCTCTTGTCCTTGGCGCGGGCGATGAACTCGGGAATACGGTCAACGGTGCCGATTTCCTTGAGCATGTTGAGCGCGGCTTCGTTGGCACCGCCATGGGCAGGGCCCCACAGGCAGGCAACGCCGGCAGCGATACACGCGAATGGGTTGGCGTCGGACGAACCGGCCAGACGCACCGTCGAGGTCGAAGCGTTCTGTTCGTGATCGGCATGCAGGGTGAAGATCAGGTCCATCGCCTTGGCGATAGTTGGGTTCACCTTGTAGTTTTCGGCCGGAACCGAGAAGCACATGTGCAGGAAGTTTGATGCGTAATCGAGGTCATTGCGCGGATAAACGAAGGGCTGGCCAACCGAATACTTGTAGGCCATCGCGGCAATCGTCGGCATCTTGGCTATCATGCGGATCGACGCGATTTCGCGCTGTTCTGGATCGGTGATGTCGGTGGAGTCGTGATAGAAAGCTGCCATGGCGCCGACAACGCCGGTCATGATGGCCATTGGGTGGGCGTCGCGACGGAAGCCGCGGTAGAAATAGTGCATCTGCTCGTGCACCATGGTGTGGCGTGTCACCACTTCGTCGAACTCGGCCAGCTGGGCCTTGGTGGGCAACTCGCCGTAGAGCAGCAGGTAGCAAACTTCGATATAGGAGCTTTTGTCCGACAGCTGCTCGATGGGGTAGCCGCGATAGAGCAATTCGCCCTTGTCGCCGTCAATATAGGTGATGGCGCTGTCGCAGGCCGCAGTGGACGTAAAGCCCGGGTCGTAAGTGAATAAGCCGGTCTTGGCATAGAGAGATCGGATATCGATGACATCCGGGCCTACGGATCCTGAGAGCACTGGAAATTCGTGCGTCTGGTCCCCGATGACGAGTTTGGCGACTTTGTCGGTCATTTAGCTCTCCTCGAACGCCCCTTGCCCCCCGCCACAATGAATGGTCGGGTGGGGCGGTAAAACTGGGCAGTATGAACTGCTTCGGACAGGTATCGCTTTTGGCCCCCTGAGGCAACTGAAGGGTAAGCAAGGCTTACCCTCCTAATAGCACTAGACAGCGGTGATTTGGTCTTCTAGGCGTGCCATGCTTTCGTCGCGGCCGATCAGCACCATCACCTCAAAAATCCCAGGCGATACGGTCTTTCCGGTCAGTGCGGCACGCAGTGGCTGGGCCAGTTTACCGAGCTTGAGTCCCTTGGTTTCGGCCAGCGCGCGCATGGCGCCGTCGATGGCGGGAACCGACCACTCGGTGAGGCCACGCAGCGTCTCCGCCATATCGGCCAAAACAGCGCGCGTCTCGGGTGTCAGATGGGCAGCCGCAGCCGCATCAATGGCCAGCGGACGTACGGCATAGATGAACTGAGCGAGATCGATCAGTTCAAGCACCGTCTTGGCGCGAGGCTGCAGTTCGGGCAGGGCGCTCAGAACCGTGGCCTTATTCGCGGTGAGACCATCCACATCGACCTGGCGGCCGACTTCGGCAGCGGTTGCCACCATCACGTCATACAGATAATCGGCCGCTGCCTCGCGGATATAGTGGCCGTTGATGTTCTCGAGCTTGACGAAATCGAAGCGCGCCGCGCCCTTGTTCAGGCCCTCGAGGCTGAACCACTCGACCATCTGATCGGTCGAGAAAATCTCGTCATCCCCATGGCTCCAGCCGAGGCGCGCGAGATAGTTGCGCAGGGCCTCCGGCAGGTAGCCCATCTGGCGGTAGGCCTCGACGCCGAGCGCGCCGTGGCGCTTGGAAAGCTTTGCGCCATCCGGCCCGTGGATCAGCGGGATATGGGCCATTTCAGGCACGGTCCAGCCCATCGCATTGTAGATCACAATCTGGCGAGCGGCGTTGGTCAGGTGGTCGTCGCCACGAATGATGTGGGTGACGCCCATGTCATGATCGTCGACCACAACGGCGTGCATATAGGTCGGCGTGCCGTCGGAACGCAGGATGATGAAATCATCGAGGTTCTCGGTCTTGAACACGACCTTGCCCTGCACGTGATCGTCGACGGTGATCTCGCCGGTCAGTGGCGACTTGATGCGGATAACCGGAGCGACGCCAGCAGGGGCCTCGCTCTGGTCGCGGTCGCGCCAATAGCCGTTGTAGCGGGGTGGCTTGCCGGCGGCGCGGGCTTCTTCGCGCATCTGGTCGAGTTCAGCGGGCGAGCAATAGCAATAATAGGCGTGGCCCATTTTCACCAGCTCGTGGGCGACTTCAGCGTGGCGCGCGGCGCGGCCGAACTGGCTGATCGGATCGCCATCCCAGGTCAGGCCGAGCCATGTCAGGCCATCGACCAGCGCGGTAACGGCGGCTTCAGTGGAGCGCTCGCGATCGGTGTCCTCGATGCGCAGCAGCATCTTGCCGCCCTTGTTCTGGGCATAGGCCCAGCTGAACAGAGCGGTGCGGGCACCACCAATGTGGAGGTAGCCAGTGGGCGAAGGGGCGAAACGGGTGACGACCTGGGACATGAGACCGGAATGCTTGGAGGATTTAGGCGCCGTGTGTAGCATAGAGGGGCACGAGCGCAAGGGCGGGGGCAGAGCGGGTGCAGGGGGCGGAGACACGCGAGCGCGACGTCCGTGCGGTGCCAGCACTGGTGCCGGTCTCGGTTCGCCCGGGTTTGCCGCAGCTTACGCTGCCCAAAACGCAGTTTCTGTCAGTCAATTGGGTGAGCGACGCCATCGCGGCGCGGCGGCTGTTTGTGTTGTTGCCCTTTGCCATGATTGCCGGGCTGATCGTCTATGTCGTTTTGCCCTACGAGCCCGAGGCGTGGGCCTTGCTGCTGGCCGTCGTGTGCCTAGTGCCTGCGGCAATTCTGTTGTGGCATTCGACGACGCTCCCGCTGGTTGCCTTGCTGGCCGCGTTCTGGTCCGGACTGTGCCTCTTGCCGCTGCATGGCGTTTGGTTCGGCACCACGATGCTGGCTCGACCGGCGTATGGGCATTACGAGGCGCGGGTCGACGAAATCGTCTCAGCCACGACCGAAACGCGCCGGATTATCATATCGAGCATCATCCCCACGGCGGGCGACCGACCTGTCCGCATTGCCCGGGCGCGCATCATGGTGCCGCCCGAACCGGTGCTGGCACCCGGAGATATCATTCGCGGCAATATCAGGCTCGCGCCGGTGCCGGGGGCAATCCTGCCGGGCGCCTTTGATGGTCAGTTCCACGCCTATTTTTCGGGGATCGGCGCCTATGGCAATGTGACCAGCGGTTTTGAACTCGTGTCGCATGGCAGCGGGATGGACGCGACCCGCGCCGTCGAGACGCTGCGTACGGCCATCGGCAGTCGCATCGATGCGGTGCTGCAGGGTTCGTCCGCCGCCATTGGCCGGGCTATGGTGATGGGCGATCAGAGTTCCATCGACGACCACACCCGCGAGATCATGGCGGCGTCGGGATTGGCGCACATCTATTCGATCTCGGGGCTGCATTTGTCGATCGTTGCGGGTGGGCTGTATTTCCTGCTGCGCTGGGGGATGGCCGCCATTCCCGCCGCCGGTCGGCGCTGGCCGGTCAAAAAACTGGCGGCAATTGGCGGGCTGATCGCGGCGACGGGCTATCTGCTGTTGGCGGGTGGGCTGAACAACGTGCCGGCCCTGCGCTCGACGCTGATGCTGGGGCTGATCTTTGGCGCGGTGCTGGCGGGGCGGCGGGCACTCACCATGCGCAATGTCGCCATCGCGGCGATTGCCATCATCATCTTCGATCCGGCCAGCGTGTTCCGCGCCAGTTTCCAGCTCTCCTTCGCGGCCGTCGCAGCGCTTATCGGCATTTACGAAATGCCACGTCTCGGTGCGCCTAGGGACCGGAGCTGGGCGCAGCGCATGTGGGGCAATGTCTGGGGCACGGCGCTGACCAGTTTTATCGCTGGCACGGCGACGCTGTTGTTCTCGGCCTATCACTTCCAGCACACCGCGCCGCTCGGTGTCATCGGCAATGTGCTGGTATTGCCGGTCGTGAGTCTCGTCATCATGCCCTTTGCCGTGTTGTCGGTGCTGGCCATGCCATTTGGTGTCGAGGGGCCATTCGTCTCGGCCATGGGCTGGGGCATTGACCGGATGATGGATGGTGGCGAACTGGTTGCCCGTTGGAGCGAAGGACTGACCGGTAACCCGCTGCTTACGGGTTGGGCGTTGGTCATTGGTTTGCTCGCGCTGGCGTGGTTTTCGTTCTTCCCGAAATGGGCACGGATGGTCGGACCGGTTGTTGCTGTGCCGCTGATCCTGCTGTTTGGCATGGACCAGCGCCCCGATGTGCTGATCGCCGACACGACGCAGGCCGTCGCCTTGCGCACCGAAACCGGCATGGGGCTGATCACCGGCAAGACGGGCAGTTTTGCCGTCAACGTCTGGGGCGACCACTATCAGGAGACCATCGCGGCCGGGCTGGAGCAGGCGCGTTGCGACGGCCTGGGCTGCGTCGCCGATATGGGCGCATACTCCGTCGCGGTGATCCGAAATCCCGCCGCCTTCGCCGAGGACTGTGGCCTGCAAGATCTGATCGTGGCGCGTGTCCGTGCGCCGGTTACGTGTGTCGGCGGCCTGGTCATTGACGCCAATGATCTGGCGCGGGGAGGCGTTCACTGGCTGCGCTGGGACGCAGCGGCGGGTCGGTTCGACCTCCGCACCGCCGTCCCCAATCTCACGCGCCCGTGGCGAGTTTCGCCACGGTGACACCAGCCGCCGGCATCTCGGTCGAGCCCAGAATATACCCGGTCTCGTCCTTGGCCGGCACCAGCGTTGCGGCTGTCGCGCCATAGTTCACGTAGATGCGATAGCCCTCGCGTGTGCGGCAGCGTACGCCGGCGGGCAGGGTAAGCATTGGTAGGTCCGTCTCGGCGATCAGGTAATCGGCCACACGCTGCACCAGCGCCTTGGTGCCGCTGGCGCCGAGGTAATAGAGCTTGCCCTGATTGACCAGAACCGGCCAGCCATCGACGTCCTCGATCACCACATTGGCTTTGGTCTCGATCCGCTCGCGCCAGTGATGGATCGCGCCGCTGCCCTTGACCTCGATTTCCTGTGTCGGATCGATGCTGTCGACCCGGATCACCTTGAGGTCGAGCAGATTTCTCGGCAGATCAGGCGCCAGCTTCTCTGGGATAGAAAAATGTTCGGTTTTCGAGCCAGAGCGCGGGCCGATCAGCAGATGGCCATCGAACTCGGTGATCGCGCTGCGCAGATCATCGTTCCAGGCAAAGAGTGCCGGGATGGCGACAATGTCATAACCGGCAAAGCTCCTGGTGCTCGGCGGCAGGATGTCGATATCGACGCCATGTTTGCGGAATGCCGCAAAAAGCGCGCGCACATGGGCACTGTGGCTAAAACCCTTGGCCTGCGGCTGGATTTCCCAGGCCCATTCGCTCTGATAGTCAAAGACAATGGCGACGCGGCCCTTGTTGGCCGTGCCGGTCAGTCCAATGCTTTCAAGCTCCTCGGCCACCTGCATGGCCTCGAAATAGGCCGGCGCCGGTTCGCTATCGGGGCGCAGCAGGCCGGCATGCATCTGCTCCTGGGCAAAGGGCGCCTGCCTCCAGCGGAAATAGGACACAACCTCGGCGCCGTGAGCGAATGCCTCCCATGCCCAGAGGCGCGCCATGCCGGGCAGCGGATCGGGATTGTACTGCGCCCAATTCACCGGGCCGGGCTGCTGCTCCATGATCCACATGCGGCCATGCCCGACGGCGCGATAAAGATCGTGGTGGAAGGCCTGATAGTCCGGCTCGCCCTGCCGCATATAGAGCCGCTTGACGTCGTCGGGCTCGTTGCTGACCGCCAGATGACCGAGCGGGTAGGCGTCCCAGCTGGCCACATCAAGCGTCTTGGCCACGTCATAATGGTCGAACTCGGTATAGCGCCCCATGAAATTGTGGATCACGGGCAGGTCGGGACGCACGGCCTTGAGGATATCGAACTGCACCTTGTTAAAGGCCGCCACCTGATCGGACGCATAGCGGCGGAAATCGAGGTTATGCGTCGGCGTTGCCTCGCAGACCAGCAGATTGGGTAGCTCGATCTGATCGAAGCGATTGTATTCCATCGACCAGAATACATTGCCCCACGCCTTGTTCAGCGCGTCGATGCTGCCGTATTTGTCAGCCAGCCAAAGCTGGAAACCTTCTTTGGCGGCGGGCGAATAGGAATAGGTCGTGTTGTGGCAGCCATATTCATTGTCGGTTTGCCAGGCGCCGAGCGCCGGGTGATTGCCGACGGCGTCAGCCAAAAGACGCGTAATACGGGCCGCTTCCTCGTGATAGCCGAGATGGCTGAAATCATAATGACGCCGCGAGCCGAAGCCCTTTTGGCGACCCTGCGCATCTACCGCCAGCATGTCGGGATGTTTGTCGACCATCCAGCGTGGTGGCGTTGCCGTGGGGGTGCCGAACACCACCTTGAGGCCGTGCCGCCCCAACACGTCCATTGCCCGGATGATCCAGTCAAAGGTCAGGTTGCCCGGCGTTGGCTCCAGCCGCGACCAGGCAAACTCACCGATGCGCACCCATTTGATGCCCACCTCTGCCATGCGCGCCGCATCACGTTCCCACCAGCCCTCGGGCCAGTGTTCAGGATAATAGCAGACGCCAAGGGCAGGGGCGGACATGGGCACATCTCTTATAGGGTGATGATTGCTTCAGGTTGGCCGGCAACGTCGACGTCGATGGCAAAAAGGCCTCCGGCGACTTTTTCGGCGGCGAGCTGTTCGGCGCTCATGTTCTTGTTGGCTGTGGTGATGAACATGGTCTTGAGGTCCTTGCCGCCAAAGGCGGGGCAGGTGACCTGGCTGACAGGGACTTCGACGATGCGGTCGATCGAGCCGTCCGGCGCGTGGCGCACGACGCAACTGCCGCCCCACTTGGCGTTCCACAGATAGCCTTCACTATCGACGACCGCGCCATCGGGATAGCCGCGCCCTTCGGACACGTCAGCGAACAGTTCCCATTCGCCAATCGGCAGGCCGGTCGCCGGATCGGTGGCGACCTTCATGATTTTCTTGGTCGGGGTGTCGGTCCAATAGGCCGTGCGGCCATCGGGCGAAAAGCAGGTCGCGTTGGGAATGGCGATGCCCGATTTAAGCGTTGTCAGCGTGCCGTCACGATAGTGATAGACAGCGCCGATGGGAGCTTCCTCTTTGCTCTTGTCCATAGTGCCGACCCAGAAGCCGCCCGATGGATGGACGCGGCTGTCATTGGTGCGCGTCGCGGCATTGTCGGCCTCGATTGCAATGATCGGCGCGAGGCCACCTGTCGAAATCTGGAAGCCCTTGAGGCCGAATTCAGTGGCGAGCACCAGCGTGTCGTCATCGACGACGGCGGCTGCAGCAACGGTTTCGTTGAACAACCACTGGTCGGCAATTTCGCCCTCGGCGGTCACGGCAAAGAGGGTCTGCTCGTTGATATCAAAGAAGAACAACTGCTGACGGCCAGCATGCCAGATCGGGCCTTCGCCCAAGGCACACTGGCTGTCGAGGATGAGCCTTGCGATATTGCTCATCGAGCCTTCCCCGCATCGTAAGCAGCAACGGCGGTGGCCGCGCGCTCGGCGACGTCGGCCGCTGTCATACCGGGCTTATAGATATAGGTGCCGAGGCCAAAGCCGGTGCAGCCAACGTCGAAATATTCGTTGAAATTGTCCGGGTTGGCGCCGCCCACGGCATAGACCGGCATTTCGGGCGGCAGCACGGCCTTGATCGCCTTGATGCCCTTGGGGCCAAGAACTTCGGCCGGGAAAAACTTCAGCCCCGTCGCTCCGGCCTTGATGGCGCGGAAGGCTTCGGTGGGCGTGAACACGCCGGGATAGGACAGCAACTGGATGCGGACGGTTTCTTCGATCACAACCTTGTTGGCATCGGGCGACACGATGAACGTGCCACCGGCATCGGCCACGGCCCAGACCTGCTTTTTGGTCAGCACGGTGCCCGCGCCAATCGCGGCCTGATCGGCCAGCGAGTTTGAGGCCAGCGCAATACTGGTCAGCGCGTCAGGCGAATTGAGCGGCACTTCGATCATGGTGATGCCGGCGGCAATCAGCGCCTCGCACACCGCGACGGTTTCGCTTGGGGTAATGCCCCGCAGAATAGCGATGATGTGGCGGTGGTTCATCGACGAGGCTCCAGTTCATTGGTAAAATTACGCGCAGCCTTGAGGCCGGCGAGAACAATCGCGGTGGCATCCTGTGGCGTGCCGCTGGCGCCGGCCAGTGTGAGGACCTGCGCATAGAGCGCGCACAGCGTTGGCGAGCCGATCAATGGCACGTCCTGCGCGCCGATCAGATGACGATTGGCCCCCACTTCGGTGCCGATCAGCAGGCCTGAGAGATAGCCGGCGCACCAATCAGGCTGACGGCCTGATAGCAGCGATCCGGCACGCACCTGAAATAGCGTGCCCAGCAATTGTTCGGGATGATCAAGTCCCGCGGCAGCACCCGCCGCAAAGCCGTCCGCGCGACCCGGGCCATCTATGTCGCCGTTAAAGGAATGGCGCAGCACAGAATGGGTGCGCAGCACTTCAAACACTTCGCCGGTCATGGCAGTCGAAAAATGCTCGATGCGCGATCCGGAAAGCTTTGCCCATTTCGAATGCGTTCCGGGCATGCAGACAATGCCCGAAAAACCGGGATGGAGCGCCGCAAGACCGAGCAGCTGGGTTTCCTCGCCGCGCATCACATTGTCGCCGCCGGCCTTCTGGCAGACGCCCGGCAGAATGGAGGCGATGATGCGATTGTCGGCCATCGGCTGCACCGCACCGGCCAGCAGGCTGCGCAGATCGGTTGGCGCTTCCAGATAGGGAGCTTCTAGCCAGCCCTGTCGCGCACCCGCCATGCCGCAGATCAGCACCTGAATGGGGCCGCCATGCGCGGTCTGCACGTCTTCCAGCAGGCCCGTCAGCACGCCGGGATAGTCCTCGCGCGCTAGCTTGCCCATGCCGCTTGGCGAGACCTTTTCAAACACCACGGAACCATCGGCCGCAATGCCCCAGGCACGCAGGTTCGAGGTTCCCCAGTCCACGGCAACCCAGTCTACAATATCAGTCACGAAATCCCTCACCACCGGCGTCCTCGCGGCGCGACCCTAATCGCTGACACCAGATTCAGCCAGCCAGATTTTGTGAGGAGAGTGATGGCGGGCGGCGGGGAACCAGACTTGCCCCCGCCACCCGCATTGCCGATCCTAGTTCGCAGCGGGCTTGCCCAGTTGCGGATAGGCTATGCCGAGCTGTTCGAGATAGGTCTCGTGCTTGCTGGCATCGTAGTAGAACTCTTCCTGCAGCACGCGGAAGCGGGCGTCCGTGTCGGCATTAAGGTGCGTCGACGGCACATCGCCTTCGCCCTCGAATGGGAAGTACTGGATGTCCTTGGTTTGCACGTCGCTGAAATAGGTCTTGGCCGCGTCGACCAGCTCCGGCTCGAGCAGGACATCAAGCGCCGTCAATGCCGTCACCTTGGCACCTGTCAGGGCGCCCTTGTGGGCGATTGGCGTCGCTTCGGCGAGGGCTGCCTGCCAGTTGTGGATGGTTGTGCCGGCGATATTGGCCGGAAAGCTCAGGCGAACGGTCGGCACTGTCCACATGACGGCGCCAATGTCGTCGGATGGGCCCGAGCCAACGGTTTCGACGGGGCCAGCAAGATCGCCGATTTCGGTGCGAAGCCCGATCGGCGCCGAACCGACGGCTTCCTGCACGGCCTTGGCATAGCCCTGATCGTCGTCGTTCCAGGCCGGCATGCCGACGCTCTGGATATTGGCATACATGGCTTTGGCCAGCGCCTCATTGCCATGCGATGGCCAGGCTGAACCCAGAATGCGGCGTTCCCAATTGGTGCCGGTCATCAGCGTTGCGCCCTGGGCAATGTCGTCGGCAATCTCGAGCATTTCGAGTGCGGCTTGCGGCGACGTGTTGCGGAAATAATACCACACGCTGGCATTGTCCGGCACGATATTTGGCTGCAGCCCGCCATTGGTGATGACGTAGTGCGAGCGCTGGTTGGGGTGCATATGCTCGCGGCGGAAGTTCCAGCCAGCATTCATCAGTTCCACGGCATCGAGCGCGCTGCGGCCGACCCAGGGGCTGACAGCGGCGTGCGATGATGTGCCGGTGAAGCTGTACTCGGCCGATATCATCGACATCGAATTGGACTGGCCCCAGGACGTGCTCAAGCCATTGCCAACATGGTTGGAGAGCACCACGTCGATATCGTCGAAAACACCGGCAGCGACAAACCACTGCTTTGCTGCCAAAGCCTCTTCGGCAATGCCGGGCCAGACCTGCAGCGTGCCGGTGATGTTTTCGCTTTCCATGATGTCTTTGACCGACAGCGCAGCGACGACGCTTACCGCTATACCCGTATTGTGGCCTTCGCCGTGGCCCGATCCGCCCTCGACCATCGGCATCCGCTCCAGCACGCCGGGCATCTGCGATTGGCCGGGCAGGCCATCGACGTCGGAGTTAAACGAAATGGCGGGACCTTCGCCATTGCTCCAGGTTGCGACCCAAGCCGTCGGCATCCCCCCGATGCCGGTTTCGATGGTAAAACCCTCGGCCGCAAGCATTTCGGTGAGGTAGCGCATGGTCTCGGTTTCATGGAAACCGACCTCGGCGAAGCTGAAAACAGAGTCGACGATCTCCTGCGTCAGCTTGGCCTTCCCATCGACGATTTCGCCCAGTTCAGCTTTCAGAGCTGCAGCATCCTGTGCCGTTGCAGCAATGGATGTCGATGCAAGCAGAATACCGGCCAACACGGTTAGTCGCTTCATAGTAACTCTCCTGATTACGTCCCCGGCAATCCCGCCAATTTTTCGTCGGCGGGCCCCTAATGCCGGGAATGGCATCAGACTAGGTGGTGAGTTAGAATTGTCAACGCATTATGACCTAAAAATTAGCATTAAAAACTAATGCCTATAAATTGGGCTGAGTGATCTTTGTGGGGCTGTCGACGCGGGCGGATAGGAATTTGGCGGTCTGTAAAGCTGGCAAAATGTCCTTGGGAAAAACAGGAGTTCCACTCACTCCAATCTGCAGCGGGATGCGTCGATCGCGCTTAGAAGGTCGCGAAGCATTTCCTCAAATTGATCGAGAGGGGTGGATTTTGGCGAGGCAGGTTCCGTGATGATTAATTGTATGATTTTTGCGTGGAATGGCCTTCATTCTGCCGTACGTCATGCTAGAACGGTTCTAACGCGGGCGACCTGTGAGACCGCGATTTGAGGAAATCTGAGATGACGGCAGCAAACGGCGGGGCCGATTCGCCCAAGAAATTGCGTTCACGCGCATGGTTCGATAACCCCGACAATCCGGACATGACCGCGCTCTATCTCGAGCGCTACATGAACTTCGGCGTCTCGCGCGAAGAGCTGCAGTCCAACAAGCCGATCATCGGTATCGCCCAGACTGGTTCAGACCTGTCGCCCTGCAACCGCCATCACATCGTGCTGGCCGAGCGCGTGCGCGAAGGCATCCGCGAAGCGGGCGGCATTGCCATCGAGTTTCCGGTTCACCCGATTCAGGAAACCGGCAAACGTCCTACGGCCGGCCTCGACCGCAACCTTGCCTATCTCGGTCTCGTCGAAGTTCTCTATGGCTATCCGCTGGACGGCGTTGTGCTGACCATTGGTTGCGACAAGACCACTCCCGCCATGTTGATGGGCGCGGCGACGGTCAATATTCCGGCCATCGCGCTGTCGGTCGGGCCGATGCTCAATGGCTGGCACAAGGGCGAGCGTACCGGCTCCGGCACAATCGTCTGGAAGGCCCGCCAGATGATGGCGGCCGGCGAGATCGACTATGCCCAGTTCATCGAGCTGGTCGCGTCCTCGGCGCCGTCCACTGGTTTCTGCAACACTATGGGCACCGCCAGCACCATGAACTCGCTGGCTGAATCGCTCGGCATGCAGCTGCCCGGCTCGGCCGCCATTCCGGCGCCATATCGCGATCGCCAGGAAATGGCCTATCGCACCGGCAAGCGCATCGTCGACATGGTGCACGAGGACCTCAAGCCCTCCGACGTCCTGACCAAGGACAACTTCATCAATACCATCGTGGTCAATTCAGCCATTGGCGGTTCGACCAACGCGCCGATCCACATTCAGGCCATCGCCAAGCACATCGGCGTGGAGCTCGACCTGCAGGACTTCCAGACCTACGGTCACAAAGTGCCGCTGCTGGTCAACATGCAGCCGGCTGGCGAGTATCTGGGCGAGGACTTCTACCACGCGGGCGGTGTGCCGGCGGTGGTCAACGAGTTGATGGCCCAGGGCCTGATCCGCGAGAACGCCCCGACCGTCAACGGCAAGACCATTGGCGAAAACTGCCGGGCGTCCACGATTCAGGACGACAAGGTCATCCGCCATTTCGACAATCCGCTCAAGGCCGAGGCCGGTTTCCTCGTGCTGCGCGGCAATCTGTTCGACAATGCCATCATGAAGACCAGCGTGATCTCGACCGAGTTCCGCGATCGCTACCTCAACAACCCAGACCATCCGGGCATGTTCGAGGGCAAGGCGGTGGTGTTTGATGGTCCCGAGGACTACCACCACCGGATCGACGATCCATCGCTCGACATAGACGAACACACGCTGCTGTTCATGCG from Devosia sp. 2618 carries:
- a CDS encoding SMP-30/gluconolactonase/LRE family protein, which codes for MSNIARLILDSQCALGEGPIWHAGRQQLFFFDINEQTLFAVTAEGEIADQWLFNETVAAAAVVDDDTLVLATEFGLKGFQISTGGLAPIIAIEADNAATRTNDSRVHPSGGFWVGTMDKSKEEAPIGAVYHYRDGTLTTLKSGIAIPNATCFSPDGRTAYWTDTPTKKIMKVATDPATGLPIGEWELFADVSEGRGYPDGAVVDSEGYLWNAKWGGSCVVRHAPDGSIDRIVEVPVSQVTCPAFGGKDLKTMFITTANKNMSAEQLAAEKVAGGLFAIDVDVAGQPEAIITL
- a CDS encoding 2-dehydro-3-deoxy-6-phosphogalactonate aldolase: MNHRHIIAILRGITPSETVAVCEALIAAGITMIEVPLNSPDALTSIALASNSLADQAAIGAGTVLTKKQVWAVADAGGTFIVSPDANKVVIEETVRIQLLSYPGVFTPTEAFRAIKAGATGLKFFPAEVLGPKGIKAIKAVLPPEMPVYAVGGANPDNFNEYFDVGCTGFGLGTYIYKPGMTAADVAERAATAVAAYDAGKAR
- a CDS encoding 2-dehydro-3-deoxygalactonokinase yields the protein MTDIVDWVAVDWGTSNLRAWGIAADGSVVFEKVSPSGMGKLAREDYPGVLTGLLEDVQTAHGGPIQVLICGMAGARQGWLEAPYLEAPTDLRSLLAGAVQPMADNRIIASILPGVCQKAGGDNVMRGEETQLLGLAALHPGFSGIVCMPGTHSKWAKLSGSRIEHFSTAMTGEVFEVLRTHSVLRHSFNGDIDGPGRADGFAAGAAAGLDHPEQLLGTLFQVRAGSLLSGRQPDWCAGYLSGLLIGTEVGANRHLIGAQDVPLIGSPTLCALYAQVLTLAGASGTPQDATAIVLAGLKAARNFTNELEPRR
- a CDS encoding amidohydrolase, which gives rise to MKRLTVLAGILLASTSIAATAQDAAALKAELGEIVDGKAKLTQEIVDSVFSFAEVGFHETETMRYLTEMLAAEGFTIETGIGGMPTAWVATWSNGEGPAISFNSDVDGLPGQSQMPGVLERMPMVEGGSGHGEGHNTGIAVSVVAALSVKDIMESENITGTLQVWPGIAEEALAAKQWFVAAGVFDDIDVVLSNHVGNGLSTSWGQSNSMSMISAEYSFTGTSSHAAVSPWVGRSALDAVELMNAGWNFRREHMHPNQRSHYVITNGGLQPNIVPDNASVWYYFRNTSPQAALEMLEIADDIAQGATLMTGTNWERRILGSAWPSHGNEALAKAMYANIQSVGMPAWNDDDQGYAKAVQEAVGSAPIGLRTEIGDLAGPVETVGSGPSDDIGAVMWTVPTVRLSFPANIAGTTIHNWQAALAEATPIAHKGALTGAKVTALTALDVLLEPELVDAAKTYFSDVQTKDIQYFPFEGEGDVPSTHLNADTDARFRVLQEEFYYDASKHETYLEQLGIAYPQLGKPAAN
- a CDS encoding IlvD/Edd family dehydratase, yielding MTAANGGADSPKKLRSRAWFDNPDNPDMTALYLERYMNFGVSREELQSNKPIIGIAQTGSDLSPCNRHHIVLAERVREGIREAGGIAIEFPVHPIQETGKRPTAGLDRNLAYLGLVEVLYGYPLDGVVLTIGCDKTTPAMLMGAATVNIPAIALSVGPMLNGWHKGERTGSGTIVWKARQMMAAGEIDYAQFIELVASSAPSTGFCNTMGTASTMNSLAESLGMQLPGSAAIPAPYRDRQEMAYRTGKRIVDMVHEDLKPSDVLTKDNFINTIVVNSAIGGSTNAPIHIQAIAKHIGVELDLQDFQTYGHKVPLLVNMQPAGEYLGEDFYHAGGVPAVVNELMAQGLIRENAPTVNGKTIGENCRASTIQDDKVIRHFDNPLKAEAGFLVLRGNLFDNAIMKTSVISTEFRDRYLNNPDHPGMFEGKAVVFDGPEDYHHRIDDPSLDIDEHTLLFMRGAGPIGYPGAAEVVNMRPPDYLIKKGIHALACIGDGRQSGTSGSPSILNASPEAAAGGNLAILKTGDQVRIDLNKGQANILISDEEIATRRAELEANGGYKYPKHQTPWQEIQRGIVGQLGDGAILKPAEKYQRIAQTFGVPRDNH